The following DNA comes from Caloranaerobacter sp. TR13.
GGAAGATGCAAATACTTTATCATAGTAGATACAGAAACAAATGAGTTCAAGGTAGTTGAAAATGAGGGTTTCGTATCAGAACATGGTGCTGGTGTTTCAGCAGCTAATTTAGTTGTAGATGAAGGAGCAGATATTGTTATAACTAGAAATATTGGACCTAATTCAATGAAAATACTTACAAGTACTAAAATAACTATTTATGAAGGTCAGGCAGATACAATTAAGGCTAATTTGGAACTTTTAAAACAAGATAAATTGAATGAAATAAAAGAACCTAAAAAATCACACTTTGGATTACAGAACAGGTGGGGAAGGTAAAATGAAAATATCTGTACTAAGTGGGAAAGGTGGTACTGGAAAAACTACAGTAGCTACTAATTTAGCTTATTATTTAAGTAAGAAAGGAAAAAAGGCTCAGTATTTAGATTTTGATGTAGAAGAGCCTAATGGCTTCATATTTTTAAAACCTGAAATAAAAAATACTTTTGAGGTAAAAGTTAAAGTTTCACAAATTGATGAATCTTCTTGTACACAATGTGGTTTATGTGCAAAAAAATGTAATTTTAATGCTTTAGCAGTTACTAAAAATGGTGTTTTAGTTTTTGAAAAAATATGTCATAGTTGTGGACTATGTAGCTTAGTATGTCCAGTAAATGCAATTACTGAAACCGAGAGAGAAATCGGTAAAATTGAAATAGGTTATACTAATAATCTTAAAGCAGTTAGAGGAGTTCTTAACATAGGAGAACCTATGGGCATACCAATTTTAAAGAATTTAAAAAAACTAATAACTCCTGATTATATAAATATTATAGATTCTCCACCTGGTAGTTCATGCAGTGTTGTGCATTCAGTTGAAGGGTCTGATTATGGGATTTTAGTTACTGAACCAACTAAGTTTGGATTACATGATTTAGAGATTGCAGCTAATGTTATACGACAATTAGGAGTACCATTTGGTGTAGTTATTAATAAATCTGATGAAAATGACTATATTATTGAAGAATTTTGTGAAAAACAGGGAATAGATATAATTGAGAAAATACCATTTGATAGGAGTATTGCCCAAAAGTATTCTAAGGGAGAATTACTTGAAGATAAAAGCTTTGTAGAAGTTTTTGAAAATATTTTTTCTAAAATAATGGAGGTTTCATAAATGAAGCAGATAATTGTAATTAGTGGAAAAGGAGGTACAGGTAAGACTACTCTTACTTCTTCATTTGCATATCTTGCTAAGAATAGAGATGTAGCTGATTGCGATGTGGAAGCTCCAAATCTTAATCTTATTTTAAATAATACTCCAATAAAAAGAGAATTATATATTGGAGGTAAAATAGCTTACATTGATAAAGAAAAATGTATTGAGTGTGGCAAGTGTAGAAGTATATGTAGATTTGATGCAATAAAAGAAAATTTTGAGATAAATGATATAAAATGCGAGGGATGTGGAGCTTGTGTTGAAGTATGTCCTAATGAAGCAATTAAATTAGTTGATGATGAAACAGGAGATGTTATTACAAGCTCTATTGAAGGTGGAAAATTTTCGTATGCTCAGTTAAGGATTGGCGCTGATGGTGCAGGTAAAGTGGTTACTAAGGTAAGACAGTCACTTATAAGTGACAAGGATAAACCAGAGTTAGTCATAATTGATGGTTCTCCAGGTATTGGATGTGTTGTGATATCTTCACTTACAGGTTGTAATATGGCTGTAGTTATAACTGAACCAACACAGTCGGGATTAGAGGACTTAATGAGAGTATTAAGTTTAGTAGACTATTTTCATATGAAAGCTTATGTGGTTATAAATAAATTTGATATTAACCTGGAAAAAACAAAAGAAATTGAAGATTTTTGTAATGAAAATAATTTTGAAGTTGTTGGTAAAGTACCTTTTGATCATTTTGTTAGTAAAGCAATAAAGAAAAGTAAGCCAGTAGTACTATTCGAGGAAAGTATTGCTGGTAAAGAAATTAGAAAAATATGGAACATAATAAATGAAAAGATTAAGGAGGTAGAATAATGAGAATTGCGTTAGCTGTTGATGGTAATTATGTATCGCAACATTTTGGCCATTGTGAAGGATTTGAATTAGTTGATATTCAAAACAATGAAGTAAAAAATAGAATTTTTGTTCCTAATCCAGGACATAGACCAGGGTTTTTACCAAAGTTTTTAAGTGAAAAAGGAGTTAACACTATTGTTGCTGGTGGTATGGGGCAAACAGCTCAAGCTTTATTTAACGAAAATGGAATAGATGTTTTAGTTGGCATTAGTGGCAGTATTGAAGATGTAATAAAAAATTATATTAATGGTACATTAGTATCTACAGACGAGGTTTGTGAGAGACATGAGCATCATGGAGAATGTGGTCATTAGGAGAACTTTATGCAAGCCAAAAGATTAAGTTATATAGAAAATATTTTAAAGGAAAATGGTTACAGGATAACTGAGCAAAGGAGAAAAATAATAAAACTGTTTTTAGATAATCCGAATAAGCATTTCCATCCAACAGATATTCATGCTTTTCTCATTGAACAAGGAGAAGCTGTGGGTATTGCAACAGTATACAGAAATATAAAAATCTTGTTGGATAATGACATAATAGAGGAAGTAACATTCAATAGTTCAAAATTATACGAACTAAAACTATTTTCAAGAAAAAGTATCCATGCACATTTTATCTGTTTAAAATGTAAAAGAGTATTAGATTATATTGATGTAGATACTTCACTTAAATTAATTAAAATAATAAATGAAATTGAGAGAAGATATGATTTTAAAATTGAGGATAGTGAGATTACTTTCACAGGCTTTTGTAAAAAATGTTCAATTGATGAGTAAATTTTTAAAAGGCCCGATATTTATAGGGCCTTTTATTATTTATATTAATATCTAAAATATCTAAAAAAACCACCAGATAATATTAATGGTATAAATAATAAAATAATCCACCAGTAAGAACCATAGCCATGACCACGTCTTTGTTCTTCATTTTCTTTTTCATTTTCTTTTTCCTTTTCGACTTCATCAACTACTTCAACTGGTGGTACATAATATCTATATCTTCTAGGCATAAACTAAACCTCCCTTAATTGACTTATATACACAAATATTTATATTCTAATATATGGTATGTAAGTAAAAAATGAATTGTTACTTAACAAAAAAACGGCTTTCGCCGTTTATATAATAGTTTATACTTTTTCTCTAATTATACTTTCAACTTCATCTTCATTAGGAAATCTGCCTAATTCTTTTTTTGAAAAAATTAGTTCATCGTTAAGTTTAACTTCAAAAACTCCACCTGAAGAAGGCAATAATGTTATAGACTTAATTTTATTTTTATGTTCCTTAAGTAATTTTTCTGTAAGGCTAACTGCCTTAGGACGATATCCTCAAGTAGTACAGTATTCAATACTTATTTTATTTTCCATATTAAAAACCTCCTTTTAATATTATTATAACTATAAAATTGAAACATATCAAACAAAATATTGAAAATAATGTAAAATATAGCTATTCTGAGTTTAAACTGTAATAAACTTATAGATAACAATTGAATATTTAGATATTAAAAATTACATACTAATATTGAAAACTTGATTAAAGTTAAAGGAGTGTCTATATGGATATAAAACCAAATTTTGAAGAAATAAAAAGAAGGTTTAAGAATGCTGATTTAGATGAAAAAATTAGAATTTATACAACAACTCAAGGACTTACTGTTGAACAGTTTAAAGAATTATTAAGAATGTTCCCTATACAGCACTTAGATAAATTAGAAAGAGCTATGGCATAAACCCGAATTTTCGGGTTTTTCAATTTTTCTTTTCTTTTTGCTTATTTTACAAAACTTTTAGAGGTGTGAAATGGAGAGTATTATTTTAAATATTATAGATAAATTGGTTAGTGGTAATAAGTTATTTCTCTATTTATTTTTCTTTTTTTCACAATACTTACAAATAATTTTCCCACCATATCCAGGAGATATGGTATTGGTTATAGAAGGATATTTGTCTGAACTTGTACATTTAAATATTTATTTTATATTAACTATTGCATGGTTTGGAACTTTTTTATCATCTTTAATGTTATATAAACTTGGTGAAAAGGAAAAAGAAAAAATACTACATTCAAAATTTGTTAAATTTACATTCGACACTAAGAAATTTCTAAAATTAAGAAACATGTTTAATAGGCATGGCCCTGCTGCTATTTTTGTAAGCAAGTTTATTCCTGGTATATATTCATTTACAGTCTTAATAGCTGGAATTTCTGAGTCAGATAAAAAATTAACCTATCTTATAATTGGGATAGTTAATATTATTCATCATACAATATTGATTATTTTAGGGAAAATATTAAAAGAAAATTGGGTAATAATTATTAATGTAATAAAGACTTATAATAAATATGTTATTATTGCAATGATTATTTTTACCCTTTTCTATGTATTACTTACACGAATCAATAAAAAGAAATTTATATAGCAGAGGGAGATTTTATGGAAAAATATATAAAGTTGTTTGCAATAATTTGTATTGTTTGCTTGCCAATAACTATGCTACTCATGAATTTAGAAATAGTAACATTTGATATTAGTTTTTTTAAAGATAAATATGAAGAATATAACATAGAAAATGTAACAGGAATAAGCGAAGAGAACCTAATGTTAATTACAGAAAAGCTTTTAGATTATCTGAAAGGTAAAAGAGAAAATATTATTATTTTTACAGATGTAGGAGGTAAAATTGAGCAGGTCTTTGAAGAAAGAGAATTGTTACATCTCAAAGATGTAAGAGAGCTATTTAGAAAAGAACATGTTACAAGAAATTTGACCTTATTGCTAAGTGTAGTTTCATTAATATATATATTTTACAAAGATAAAAATAGGTTAAAAAAGATTTTAGTTATTACATCTTCAATACAACTATTTTTAGTTGGAATGCTTTACATATTGATATATTCAGATTTTTATAAGTATTTTACTTATTTTCATAAAATTTTATTTTCAAATGATTTGTGGCTGCTTAATCCAGAAACAGATATTTTAATACAAATGTATCCTTTGGAGTTTTTTAGCAGTATTACTTATAGAATATTTGTATTGTTTTTATTAGAAATTTTAGGTTTACTATTAATAGCTTTATTGTTGCCAAGCAGAAAACGGTCGAAACATATAGGTGTTTAGCCTATATGTTTTTTTGTATAAAAATTTTGAAAGAGGATATGATTATTAAAAACTGATAAAGCAGGTGATCTGAATGGATATAACAAATGCTTTGAAAGTTACAAAAAAGCATATAGACAGTTACAGAAATAAAAAGAGATTAAAAAAATATTACTTAGAAGAGATGAAAAAAGGAAAGACATACTTGGCTATAGTTCTAGATGGTATTATGTTAAGATTTATAATTACTTTTGGTTTCTTTTTATATTTTTATATCAAGACAAACGACTATTTGTTTAGTTTTGTAGTTGCTATTCAGTTTTTTATAATAGTAAACTTGTTATTATATCAAATTAATGCTTTTAAACTTAATAAAGTAATTAAAAGGATTAATGAAGTAGTTGCTAAAGAAGAAATTTTAAAAGATTTATTAAATAAAACTCCATATGAATTTATAGAGTATTGTTATGATGTATTAGAAAATGTGGGTTTAGAAGATTTAAAAATGTTACATCAAAGAGATATTGATATGATAGGCAATTTTAAGGGAAAAAGCATAGGGATTAAATGTTTACAATATGAAGATGATTATAAAGTTACAATAAAGGATGTTAAAGAGTTTTTCTTATCTTTAAAAAAACTTGATATAGAATCAGGAGCTATAATAACAACATCAACTTTTACAGAAGATACCAAAGACTTTTTACCAAAGTTACAAAAACATATAAGAATTTATTTGTTTGACAAAGATAGCTTTGTTGAGTTAATTAAAAAAACAGAATTATATCCTAAAGAACGAGAAATTGAAAAAATAATAATAAATAGGATGCGAGATAGGAGTAAAAAAATTAGAGAATATAGAAAAAATTTACTATCAAAAGGAAAATCTTCTAAATATATTTTTTTAAGTATTATGATATATTTTCTCGGTAAGCTTACTAACTATCAAAAATATTACAGTATTGTATCTTATTTTTTACTTACTCTTGGATTAGCTTCAATAATTAGAAATCTTATAATATTTTTTAGACCTGAAATAGAAAAAAATGAAGATAGCTTCATATGATATTTACAATAATTCATAATTGATATAAAATTTTAGTAAGGTCAATTGGTACAAATTACATCAATAAAGATTTTTTGGAGGATATATGAGAAAGGTACTTGCAGTTATGGGTAGTCCTAGAAAACATAAGAATACAGATACTTTATTAGATAGTGTACTGGAAGGTATTAAAAAATGTAATGTTAATATTAGGAAAGTTTATCTAAAGGATTTAAGTATTAATCTGTGTGTAGGATGTGATTATTGTTCTAAAACAGGAAAGTGCTTTATAAATGACGATATGAACGAATTGTACAGTGAATTCAATGAAAGTGACGGTATAATTATAGCTTCTCCTTTATATTTTAATACAGTTAGTAGTTTAACAAAAATAATGATAGATAGATGTCAAGTTTATTGGTCTAGTAAATTTATCTTAAAAAATCCAGCTATTGATGTGAATAAAAATAGAATAGGAATGTTTATTGCTGTAGGCGGGGCCCCTTATAAAGAAGGGCATTTTGATGCATGTATCCCTGTTATAGATTTATTTTTTAAAGCTATCAATACTAGGTATAAATATAATCTATTAGTTTCTGATACTGATCGTTTTTCTATATGGGAAAGAAAAGATATATTGAATAAAGGTTTTAATTTAGGGTTAAAATTTTTTGACTAGGAGGGTGTCGAATGGCTATAGTAGAAGTTACTATAGTACCTTTAGGTACAGGAGATACAAGTTTAAGTAGTTATGTTGCTAAATGTCATACTGTATTAGAGAAAGAAAAAGATTTGAAATACATGCTAACTCCTATGGGTACGATAATAGAAGGGGACCTAGATAAAATACTAGATGTAATTAGAAAAATGCATGAAGTGCCTTTTGCTGAAGGTGCAAAAAGGGTTTCGACGCAGATTAAGATTGATGATAGAAGAGATAAAGAAACTAGTATGGAAAGAAAGGTTAAATCTGTTGAAAGCAAACTGAAATAGACCCTAAGGGTCTATTTTTTAGTGATACAAAATCAGAAAGGAGTATCTTTAATGCTTAGATATCTTACAGGAGGGGAGTCTCACGGAAAGGGACTAATCGGTATAATTGAAGGATTCCCTGCTAATTTAAAGATAGATATAAATTTTATAAACAATGAGCTTAGAAGAAGACAAATGGGTTACGGCAGAGGGGGCAGAATGAAAATTGAAAAAGATAAGGTTGAAATACTTTCAGGCATTAGAAATGGTAAAACTATAGGAAGTCCTATAACATTATTTATTAAAAATAAGGATTGGGAAAACTGGAAAGGTATAATGAGTATAGAGGAAACCAACTTAGATGAAAATGAAATTATTACCAGACCTAGACCAGGCCATGCTGATTTAGCAGGTGCTATTAAATATAATCATTTAGATATAAGAAATATTTTAGAAAGAGCAAGTGCTAGAGAAACTGCAATTAGAGTAGCTATAGGCAGTATAGCAAAACAGTTTTTGAAGGAATTTGATATCGAAATATATAGTCATGTTATTCAAATTGGAAAAATTAAGATTGAGTCTGATGACATTTCAATAGATAAAATCAAGAATACAGATAATTCTCCTTTGAGAGTAATAGACAGTGAATTAGAGAAAAAAATGATTAATGAAATAGATAAAGCTAAAAAAGTAGGTGATACTTTAGGAGGAGTTTTTGAAATTATTGCAACCAATATTCCTATCGGTTTAGGTAGTCACGTTAATTGGGATAGAAAATTAGATGGTAAGATTGCACAAGGAATGATGAGCCTTCAAGGAATAAAGGGTGTAGAAATAGGCATTGGTTTTAGAGCTGCAGAATTGTTTGGTTCACAGGTGCATGATGAAATATACTATGATGATGGATATAAAAGATATTCTAACAATGCAGGTGGTATAGAAGGAGGAATTTCAAATGGAAGTTCAATTGTTGTAAGAGCTGCAATGAAACCAATACCAACATTAAGAAAGCCTCTCAGAAGTGTAGACATGAAAACGAAGGAGGAATTTGAAGCCCAAAAAGAAAGGTCAGATGTTTGTGCAGTGCCATCTGCCAGTATTGTAGCTGAGAATATCTTAGCTTGGATATTAGCAAACGAAATTATGATTAAATTTGGAGGAGACAGTATAGAAGAAGTGAAAGAAAACTATAATAGATATATTGATTATGTAAATAGTAGGTGATACTATGGAAATATTAAGTGTAGACCTAAAGGATAGAGGGTACAATATATATATTGATAAGGGGCTTTTGAAGAATATAGACAATATTTTAATAGAATGTGGAGTAAGTGATAATGTTTTTATTATCACAGACTGTAATGTAGCCAAATACTATTTAGATATTCTACTGTCAAAACTTGGCTCAAAAGTTATAGGTTATTATATCCTAGAGCCTGGAGAAGAAAGTAAAAGTATAGATACTGCTAAAAAAGTATATAAAAAAATGCTTGAAACTAGATGTGACAGAAAAACTACTATACTTAGTCTTGGTGGAGGAGTTGTAGGAGATTTAGCAGGTTTTGTTGCTGCAACCTTTATGAGAGGGATTAATTTTATTCAAATACCAACAACTCTCCTATCACAAGTAGACAGCAGCGTTGGAGGAAAAGTAGGGATTAATTTTAAGAATTACAAAAATATTATAGGCTCGTTTTATCAGCCTAAAGGGGTAATAATAGATACAGAAACACTTAAAACTTTAGACAAAAGAGAGATTATCAGTGGTTTAGGTGAAGTTTTCAAATATGGTTTAATAATGGATTATGACTTTTTTTTATGGTTAAACGATAATTTGAATAGTATTTTGAATTTAGAAAATAACTATATTGTAAACATAGTGAAGAAATCTTTAAATATAAAAAAAGCTATAGTTCAAAAAGATGAGAAAGAAAATAATCTAAGGAAAATCTTAAATTTTGGTCATACAATTGGACATGGTATAGAAATATTGGATAACTTTAAAACTTTTAAACATGGTGAGGCAGTAATATTAGGTATGATGTTAGAAAGCTTTATAAGTAGAGAAATGGGTTTGATTGATGAAAAATATTATACAGAGATAGTTTATAGTTTAAGTAGATTAGTGAATCCAGTAAAATTTTCAGATTTTAAGCAAAAGCAAATAATGGGTGCTATAAAGCATGATAAAAAAAATGAAAAAGGAAGGGTTGTATTAGTACTTCCTATTGGAAAAGGTAAAGTTAACATATATAATAATGTTGATGAAAAATTAATTGAAAGAAGTTTAAAGGATGGAGTAGTTATATGATTGTAAAAGGTGGTAATCTATCAATTAAAGGAGAAATAAAAGTTCCTGGAGATAAGTCAATTTCTCATAGGGCGATTATGATAGGTTCTATTGCAGAGGGTAAGACAGTAATACATAACTTTTTAATGGGAGAAGACTGTCTTTCAACAGTAGAATGTTTTAGAAAATTAGGGGTAAATATACATATTTCTGATGGAGAAGTTGTTGTAGAAGGTGTAGGCTTACATGGTCTTAAAGAATCAAAAGACATCTTATATGTAGGAAATTCAGGAACTACAATAAGATTAATTAGTGGAATTTTAGCAGGTCAAAATTTTTCAGTGGCTATTACAGGTGATGAATCAATACAAAAAAGACCTATGGATAGGATAATTAATCCTTTAAGGATGATGAGAGCAAACATTTCTGGTTTACTTAATAAATTTCCTCCTTTAAGAATTGAGCCGACAGAAAGTCTAAACGGAATTGAGTATAAACAACCAATACCTAGTGCACAGGTTAAATCTTGTATCCTTTTAGCAGGATTATATGCTAATAGCGATACGAAGATTTTGCAGCCAAGTATATCTAGAGACCATACAGAAAGAATGCTTAAATATTTTGGAGCTAATATAATAACAAATAATAATGAAGTATACTTAAAGTCTGGGAATAAACTTATGGGAAAAGAGGTTTATGTTCCAGGAGATATTTCATCAGCAGCTTTTTTAATAGTTGGAGCCTTAATATTAAAAGGATCTAAAGTATTAATAAGAGATGTAGGATTAAATGAAACCAGATCAGGTATATTAGATGTCCTAATTAAAATGGGAGGAAAAATAAAAATATTAAATGTAAGAAATGTAAATAATGAGCCAATAGGAGATGTTTTAGTTGAATATTCAGAATTAAAAGGTATAGAAATAAAAGGAAATATGATACCTAGATTAATTGACGAAATTCCTATTATTGCAGTAGCTGCTACTCAAGCTAAAGGTACGACAATTATTAAAAATGCCGAAGAGCTGAAAGTTAAAGAAAGCAATAGAATTAAATCGATAGTAACTGAACTAAAAAAAATGGGTGCTAATATTGAAGAATTAGATGATGGTATGATAATAAACGGACCTTCTAAATTAAAACCAGCAAATCTTAGTACGTATAATGACCATAGAATAGCTATGTCGTTAAGTATTGCAGCTTTAAGTGCAGATGGAGATTCAAATATACAAGAAACAGAGAGTATAAACATTTCTTTTCCAGATTTTTTTGAAACACTTAAATCTATAATACAAGATAAATAGGAGAGATAAACAAAAAATATTGAATAAAATGAGTGTTTTATTTGATTTTTACTAATAAAAGATTTATAATTTTAATGGTATATTTCATTTCCAAGGAAATAAGCTGTTATTTTTGATAATTATTTTGTTTAAAAATAGATTTATTGTTAAGAAGGAGGATTATTATGAGAAAAGAATTACCTATAGCATTGTCAAACAGACATGTTCACTTAAGCAAAGAGCATATTGAAAAGCTGTTTGGAGAAGGATACGAATTAACTAAAATGAAAGATTTATCACAACCTGGACAATTCGCAGCAGAAGAAAAAATAGATGTTGTAGGACCAAAAGGTACTTTAAAAGGAGTTAGAGTATTAGGACCTGCAAGAGGAGCTACTCAAGTTGAAATTTCACTTACTGATGGATTTAAGTTAGGAGTAGTGCCACCAGTTAGAAATTCAGGAGATTTAGCAGGAAGTCCAGGAGCAAAGCTAGTTGGACCTAAAGGTGAAGTAGAGTTAAAAGAAGGAATAATTGCTGCAGCAAGGCATATACACATGCATACAGATGATGCTGAAGACTTCGGAGTTAAGGATAAAGATATAGTAAAAGTAAGAGTTGGTGGAGAAAGAGGATTAGTATTTGAAAATGTACTAGTTAGAGTGAGTCCTAAGTATGCTCTTGAAATGCATGTTGATGTTGACGAAGGAAATGCAGCAGGAGTTAAGAATGGAGATATGGTTGAATTAATAAAATAATAAATGTAGCAAAAAATATAATAACAAATGATATAGGAGGTAGATATAAATGAAAAATATAGCATCAATGATAGACCATACAATACTTAAGCCAGACACAACAAAGGACAAAGTAAAAAAAGTATGCGAAGAAGCAAGAAAATATGGTTTTGCTTCAGTATGTGTTAATCCATACTATGTAAAATATGTTAAAGAGCTTTTGGAAGGCAGCGAAGTTAAAGTAACATCAGTTATTGGTTTCCCTCTTGGAAGCAATACAAAAGAAGTAAAAGCATTTGAAGCTAGTCAAGCTATAAAAGATGGTGCAGACGAACTAGATATGGTTATTAATATAGGTGCACTTAAAGACAAAGAATATGATGTTGTTAGAGAAGATATAAAAGCTGTTGTAGATGCAGCTAAAGGAAAAGCTATAGTTAAAGTGATTATAGAAACATGTCTTCTAACTGAAGAAGAAAAAGTTATGGCTTGTAAATTAGCTAAGGAAGCTGGTGCAGATTTTGTTAAGACTTCAACTGGATTTAGCACAGGAGGAGCTACAGTAGAAGATATAAGACTTATGAGAGAGACTGTTGGAGAAGAAATGGGAGTTAAAGCTTCAGGTGGAGTTAGAGATTTAGAAACAGCTAAAGCTATGATTGAAGCTGGAGCTACTAGAATCGG
Coding sequences within:
- a CDS encoding NifB/NifX family molybdenum-iron cluster-binding protein; translated protein: MKVCFSSEGKSLDSQLDPRFGRCKYFIIVDTETNEFKVVENEGFVSEHGAGVSAANLVVDEGADIVITRNIGPNSMKILTSTKITIYEGQADTIKANLELLKQDKLNEIKEPKKSHFGLQNRWGR
- a CDS encoding ATP-binding protein encodes the protein MKISVLSGKGGTGKTTVATNLAYYLSKKGKKAQYLDFDVEEPNGFIFLKPEIKNTFEVKVKVSQIDESSCTQCGLCAKKCNFNALAVTKNGVLVFEKICHSCGLCSLVCPVNAITETEREIGKIEIGYTNNLKAVRGVLNIGEPMGIPILKNLKKLITPDYINIIDSPPGSSCSVVHSVEGSDYGILVTEPTKFGLHDLEIAANVIRQLGVPFGVVINKSDENDYIIEEFCEKQGIDIIEKIPFDRSIAQKYSKGELLEDKSFVEVFENIFSKIMEVS
- a CDS encoding ATP-binding protein → MKQIIVISGKGGTGKTTLTSSFAYLAKNRDVADCDVEAPNLNLILNNTPIKRELYIGGKIAYIDKEKCIECGKCRSICRFDAIKENFEINDIKCEGCGACVEVCPNEAIKLVDDETGDVITSSIEGGKFSYAQLRIGADGAGKVVTKVRQSLISDKDKPELVIIDGSPGIGCVVISSLTGCNMAVVITEPTQSGLEDLMRVLSLVDYFHMKAYVVINKFDINLEKTKEIEDFCNENNFEVVGKVPFDHFVSKAIKKSKPVVLFEESIAGKEIRKIWNIINEKIKEVE
- a CDS encoding NifB/NifX family molybdenum-iron cluster-binding protein, translated to MRIALAVDGNYVSQHFGHCEGFELVDIQNNEVKNRIFVPNPGHRPGFLPKFLSEKGVNTIVAGGMGQTAQALFNENGIDVLVGISGSIEDVIKNYINGTLVSTDEVCERHEHHGECGH
- a CDS encoding Fur family transcriptional regulator; translated protein: MQAKRLSYIENILKENGYRITEQRRKIIKLFLDNPNKHFHPTDIHAFLIEQGEAVGIATVYRNIKILLDNDIIEEVTFNSSKLYELKLFSRKSIHAHFICLKCKRVLDYIDVDTSLKLIKIINEIERRYDFKIEDSEITFTGFCKKCSIDE
- a CDS encoding SelT/SelW/SelH family (seleno)protein, producing MENKISIEYCTTUGYRPKAVSLTEKLLKEHKNKIKSITLLPSSGGVFEVKLNDELIFSKKELGRFPNEDEVESIIREKV
- a CDS encoding DedA family protein, which produces MESIILNIIDKLVSGNKLFLYLFFFFSQYLQIIFPPYPGDMVLVIEGYLSELVHLNIYFILTIAWFGTFLSSLMLYKLGEKEKEKILHSKFVKFTFDTKKFLKLRNMFNRHGPAAIFVSKFIPGIYSFTVLIAGISESDKKLTYLIIGIVNIIHHTILIILGKILKENWVIIINVIKTYNKYVIIAMIIFTLFYVLLTRINKKKFI
- a CDS encoding TIGR01906 family membrane protein encodes the protein MEKYIKLFAIICIVCLPITMLLMNLEIVTFDISFFKDKYEEYNIENVTGISEENLMLITEKLLDYLKGKRENIIIFTDVGGKIEQVFEERELLHLKDVRELFRKEHVTRNLTLLLSVVSLIYIFYKDKNRLKKILVITSSIQLFLVGMLYILIYSDFYKYFTYFHKILFSNDLWLLNPETDILIQMYPLEFFSSITYRIFVLFLLEILGLLLIALLLPSRKRSKHIGV
- a CDS encoding restriction endonuclease, producing MDITNALKVTKKHIDSYRNKKRLKKYYLEEMKKGKTYLAIVLDGIMLRFIITFGFFLYFYIKTNDYLFSFVVAIQFFIIVNLLLYQINAFKLNKVIKRINEVVAKEEILKDLLNKTPYEFIEYCYDVLENVGLEDLKMLHQRDIDMIGNFKGKSIGIKCLQYEDDYKVTIKDVKEFFLSLKKLDIESGAIITTSTFTEDTKDFLPKLQKHIRIYLFDKDSFVELIKKTELYPKEREIEKIIINRMRDRSKKIREYRKNLLSKGKSSKYIFLSIMIYFLGKLTNYQKYYSIVSYFLLTLGLASIIRNLIIFFRPEIEKNEDSFI
- a CDS encoding flavodoxin family protein, producing MRKVLAVMGSPRKHKNTDTLLDSVLEGIKKCNVNIRKVYLKDLSINLCVGCDYCSKTGKCFINDDMNELYSEFNESDGIIIASPLYFNTVSSLTKIMIDRCQVYWSSKFILKNPAIDVNKNRIGMFIAVGGAPYKEGHFDACIPVIDLFFKAINTRYKYNLLVSDTDRFSIWERKDILNKGFNLGLKFFD
- a CDS encoding MTH1187 family thiamine-binding protein, with the translated sequence MAIVEVTIVPLGTGDTSLSSYVAKCHTVLEKEKDLKYMLTPMGTIIEGDLDKILDVIRKMHEVPFAEGAKRVSTQIKIDDRRDKETSMERKVKSVESKLK
- the aroC gene encoding chorismate synthase, coding for MLRYLTGGESHGKGLIGIIEGFPANLKIDINFINNELRRRQMGYGRGGRMKIEKDKVEILSGIRNGKTIGSPITLFIKNKDWENWKGIMSIEETNLDENEIITRPRPGHADLAGAIKYNHLDIRNILERASARETAIRVAIGSIAKQFLKEFDIEIYSHVIQIGKIKIESDDISIDKIKNTDNSPLRVIDSELEKKMINEIDKAKKVGDTLGGVFEIIATNIPIGLGSHVNWDRKLDGKIAQGMMSLQGIKGVEIGIGFRAAELFGSQVHDEIYYDDGYKRYSNNAGGIEGGISNGSSIVVRAAMKPIPTLRKPLRSVDMKTKEEFEAQKERSDVCAVPSASIVAENILAWILANEIMIKFGGDSIEEVKENYNRYIDYVNSR
- the aroB gene encoding 3-dehydroquinate synthase, with amino-acid sequence MEILSVDLKDRGYNIYIDKGLLKNIDNILIECGVSDNVFIITDCNVAKYYLDILLSKLGSKVIGYYILEPGEESKSIDTAKKVYKKMLETRCDRKTTILSLGGGVVGDLAGFVAATFMRGINFIQIPTTLLSQVDSSVGGKVGINFKNYKNIIGSFYQPKGVIIDTETLKTLDKREIISGLGEVFKYGLIMDYDFFLWLNDNLNSILNLENNYIVNIVKKSLNIKKAIVQKDEKENNLRKILNFGHTIGHGIEILDNFKTFKHGEAVILGMMLESFISREMGLIDEKYYTEIVYSLSRLVNPVKFSDFKQKQIMGAIKHDKKNEKGRVVLVLPIGKGKVNIYNNVDEKLIERSLKDGVVI